The Ascaphus truei isolate aAscTru1 unplaced genomic scaffold, aAscTru1.hap1 HAP1_SCAFFOLD_590, whole genome shotgun sequence DNA window GCGCACGTAGGAGACACGCACACGAGCAGATGCGCACACGTAGGAGCCACGCACACGAGCAGATGCGCACACGTAGGAGACTCGCACACGAGCAGATGCACACACTTAGCAGACACGCACACGAGCAGATGCGCACACGTAGGAGACACGCACACGAGCAGATGCGCACACGTAGGAGACACGCACACGAGCAGATGCGCGCACGTAGGAGACACGCACACGAGCAGATGCGCACACGTAGGAGACACGCACACGAGCAGATGCGCACACGTAGGAGACACGCACACGAGCAGATGCGCACACGTAGGAGACACGCACACGAGCAGATGCGCACACGTAGGAGACACGCACACGAGCAGATGCACACACGTAGGAGACACGCACACGAGCAGATGCTCACACGtagcagacacgcacacgcagactCGCACCTTGTAGGAGACACGCACACGAGCAGATGCACACACGTAGGAGACACGCACACGAGCAGATGCACGCACGTAGCAGACACGCACACGAGCAGATGCACACACGTAGGAGACACGCACACGAGCAGATGCACGCACGTAGCAGACACGCACACGAGCAGATGCACACACGTAGGAGACACGCACACGAGCAGATGCACGCACGTAGCAGACACGCACACGAGCAGATGCACACACGTAGCAGACACGCACACGAGCAGATGCACGCACGTAGgagacacgcacacgcagactCGCACCTTGTAGGAGACACGCACACGAGCAGATGCGCACACGTAGAAGACACGCACACGAGCAGATGCACGCACGTAGGAGACACGCACACGAGCAGATGCGCACACGTAGAAGACACGCACACGAGCAGATGCGCACACGTAGGAGACACGCACACGTAGGAGACACGCACGTAGGAGACACGTACACGAGCAGATGCGCACACGTAGAAGACACGCACACGAGCAGATGCGCACACGtagcagacacgcacacgcatgtagcagacacgcacacgcagactCGCACCTTGTAGGACACCCGTCCCTGAGCTGCGGTGTGATAACGCCCTCCTGATAACACAGGTCCACCAGTTTCTCCATCACGCTGTGAGCGAGCGGCACATCCAGGCTGAGGTCCGGGAGCTCGTCATACACACGCTGGAACCCCTGCAGGACACGGGAGGTGACACGCTACCCACACGGGATACGGGAGCTATCGCGCCTACCACACGGGATATGAGACCTGACATGCTAACTACACAGAATCTGACATGCAAATATCCTATGACATGAACGCTGACATGCTAACCACAAGGGGCGGGCGGATGACACGCTAACCACAAGGGGCGGGCGGATGACACGCTAACCACAAGGGGCGGGCGGATGACACGCTAACCAAACAGGAGCTGACACGATAACCAAACAGGAGCTGACATGCTAACCACATGGAAGCTGACACACTAACTGCAAGAGTCTTGGGAAACGACACGTTAACTGCACGCGACACACGTGTTGTTACCCTGTTCATCTGGTCCAGGGTGACGAGGCCGCTCTCCCACAGAGATTTGAGCAGTTTCACCGCCATCAGAACCTGTCCTTCAGCGGAGCCCTCCAGCACCATGACCAGCGCCTGGGTGGAGAGGTCACAGGGTATGGGGTCACTGAGGTCACAGGGTATGGGGTCACTGAGGTCACAGGGTATGGGGTCACTGAGGTCACAGGGTATGGGGTCACTGAGGTCACAGGGTCAacataaccctttgagtgctgaagaAATGTTATATGTCTAGTGCTAGCATAATATCATCCCGCACACACCAACGCCACGCCCCTCACACCACGCGTACgccccgcacacaccaccgccacaccCCGCACACACCAACGCCACGCCCCTCACACCACGCGTACgccccgcacacaccaccgccacacACCAACGCCACGCCCCTCACACCACGCGTACGCCCCGCACACACCACGCGTACgccccgcacacaccaccgccacacccctcacacaccaaCGCCACGCCCCTCACACCACGCGTACgccccgcacacaccaccgccacaccCCGCACACACCAACGCCACGCCCCTCACACCACGCGTACgccccgcacacaccaccgccacaccCCGCACACACCAACGCCACGCCCCTCACACCACGCGTACgccccgcacacaccaccgccacaccCCGCACACACCAACGCCACGCCCCTCACACCACGCGTACGCCCCGCACACACCACGCGTACGCCCCGAACACACCACCgccacacccctcacacaccaaCGCCACGCCCCTCACACCACGCGTACgccccgcacacaccaccgccacaccCCGCACACACCAACGCCATGCCCCTCACACCACGCGTACgccccgcacacaccaccgccacaccCCGCACACACCAACGCCACGCCCCTCACACCACGCGTACGCCCCGCACACACCACGTGTACgccccgcacacaccaccgccacacccctcacacaccaccgccacgccCCTCACACCACGCGTACgccccgcacacaccaccgccacaccccgcacacaccaccgccacgccCCTCACACCACGCGTACGCCCCGCCCCGCACACACCAACGCCACGCCCCTCACACCACGCGTACgccccgcacacaccaccgccacaccccgcacacaccaccgccacgccCCTCACACCACGCGTACgccccgcacacaccaccgccacaccccgcacacaccacAGCCACGCCCCTCACACCACGCGTACgccccgcacacaccaccgccacaccccgcacacaccaccgccacgccCCTCACACCACGCGTACgccccgcacacaccaccgccacaccccgcacacaccaccgccacgccCCTCACACCACGCGTACgccccgcacacaccaccgccacaccccgcacacaccaccgccacgccCCTCACACCACGCGTACgccccgcacacaccaccgccacaccccgcacacaccaccgccacgccCCTCACACCACGCGTACgccccgcacacaccaccgccacaccccgcacacaccaccgccacgccCCTCACACCACGCGTACGCCCCGCACACACCAACGCCACGCCCCTCACACCACGCGTACgccccgcacacaccaccgccacaccCCGCACACATCACCGCCACGCCCCTCACACCACGCGTACgccccgcacacaccaccgccacaccccgcacacaccaccgccacgccCCTCACACCACGCGTACgccccgcacacaccaccgccacaccccgcacacaccacAGCCACGCCCCTCACACCACGCGTACgccccgcacacaccaccgccacaccccgcacacaccaccgccacgccCCTCACACCACGCGTACgccccgcacacaccaccgccacaccccgcacacaccaccgccacgccCCTCACACCACGCGTACgccccgcacacaccaccgccacaccccgcacacaccaccgccacaccCACCAGCGGCCCGCCCGCACACACCACCCAGTacgtcccccccacaccaccgccccgcccccccccccacaccaccaccacagccccgacacaccaccgccacgccccgcacacaccaccgccacgccccgcacacaccaccgccacgccCCGCACACACAACCGCcacaccccgcacacaccaccgccacaccCACCAGCGGCCCGCCCCTCACACCACCCGTACGCCCCGCACACACCACGCGTACGCCCCGCGCACACCACCGCcacaccccgcacacaccaccgccacaccccgcacacaccaccgccacaccCACCAGCGGCCCGCCCGCACACACCACCCGTacgtcccccccacaccaccgccccgcccccccccccacaccaccaccacagcCCCCACACACCGCCACGCCCCGGCCACACCACCGCCACGCCCCGCAGACACCACCGCCCCGCACACACCACCGTCACGCCTCGCACACAACACCGCCACACCCCGCACACACCAACGCCACGCCCCTCACACCACGCGTACgccccgcacacaccaccgccacaccCCGCACACACCAACGCCACACCCACCAGCGGCCCGCCCGCACACACCACCcagtacatcccccccacaccaccgccccgccccccccccacaccaccaccacagccccgacacaccaccgccacgccccgcacacaccaccgccacgccccgcacacaccaccgccacgccCCGCACACACAACCGCcacaccccgcacacaccaccgccacaccCACCAGCGGCCCGCCCCTCACACCACCCGTACGCCCCGCACACACCACGCGTACACCACCGCcacaccccgcacacaccaccgccacaccCACCAGCGGCCCGCCCGCACACACCACCCGtacgtcccccacacaccaccgccccgcccccccccccacaccaccaccacagcCCCCACACACCGCCACGCCCCGGCCACACCACCGCCACGCCCCGCAGACACCACCGCCCCGCACACACCACCGTCACgccccgcacacaccaccgccacaccccgcacacaccaccgccacaccCACCAGCGGCCCGCCCGCACACACCACCCAGTacgtcccccccacacccccgccccccccccacaccaccaccacagccccgacacaccaccaccacgccccgcacacaccaccgccacgccccgcacacaccaccgccacgccctgcacacacaaccgccacaccccgcacacaccaccgccacaccCACCAGCGGCCCGCCCCGCACACACCACGCGTACGCCCCGCGCACACCACCGCcacaccccgcacacaccaccgccacaccCACCAGCGGCCCGCCCGCACACACCACCCGTacgtcccccccacaccaccgccccaccgccccgcccccccccccacaccaccaccacagcCCCCACACACCGCCACGCCCCGGCCACACCACTGCCACGCCCCGCAGACACCACCGCCCCGCACACCACCGCCACGCCCCTCACACCACGCGTACgccccgcacacaccaccgccacaccCACCAGCGGCCCGCCCCGCACACACCACCcagtacatcccccccacaccaccaccacagaCCCCACGCCCCGGACATACCACCGCCACGCACTGCAGCCACCACCGCCCCGCACACACCTCCGCCACGCCCCGAACACACCACCGCCACgccccgcacacaccaccgccacgccCCACACTAAATCTGTACGTCCCGCACACCACCACCATGCCCcccacacaccaccgccacgttcgGCACACACCACCGCCCCGCACAACCCACCGCCACGCCCCACACACAACCGTCACATCCCACAGTCCCGTACTCTGTACGTCCCgcacaccaccgccacgttctgcacacaccaccgccacattctgcacacaccaccgccacgttctgcacacaccaccgccacgttctgcacacaccaccgccacgccccgcacacaccaccgccacgttctgcacacaccaccaccacaccccgcacacaccaccgccacgttctgcacacaccaccaccacaccccgcacacaccaccgccacgttctgcacacaccaccaccacgttctgcacacaccaccgccacgttctgcacacaccaccgccacgttctgcacacaccaccgtcacgttctgcacacaccaccgccacgttctgcacacaccaccgccacgttctgcacacaccaccgccacgttctgcacacaccaccgccacgttctgcacacaccaccgtcacgttctgcacacaccaccgccacgttctgcacacaccaccgccacgccccgcacacaccaccgccacgttctgcacacaccaccaccacaccccgcacacaccaccgccacgttctgcacacaccaccaccacgttctgcacacaccaccgccacgttctgcacacaccaccaccacaccccgcacacaccaccgccacgttctgcacacaccaccgccacgttctgcacacaccaccgccacgttctgcacacaccaccgccacgccccgcacacaccaccgccacgttctgcacacaccaccacaccccgcacacaccaccgccacgttctgcacacaccaccacaccccgcacacaccaccgccacgttctgcacacaccaccaccacgcactgcagccaccaccgccacgttctgcacacaccaccaccacaccccgcacacaccacccgtacgtcccccccacaccaccgccacccccccacaccaccattACAGCCCCCACACACCGCCACgccccgcacacaccaccgccacgccCCACACTAAATCTGTACGTCCCGCACACCACCACCATGCCCcccacacaccaccgccacgttcgGCATACACCACCGCCCCGCACAACCCTCCGCCACGCCCCACACACAACCGTCACATCCCACAGTCCCGTACTCCATCTCTAAATCTGTACGTCCCgcacaccaccgccacgttctgcacacaccaccgccacattctgcacacaccaccgccacgttctgcacacaccaccgccacgttctgcacacaccaccgccacgttctgcacacaccaccgccacgttctgcacacaccaccgtcacgttctgcacacaccaccgccacgttctgcacacaccaccgccacgttctgcacacaccaccaccacaccccgcacacaccaccgccacgttctgcacacaccaccaccacaccccgcacacaccaccgccacgttctgcacacaccaccaccacaccccgcacacaccaccgccacgttcgGCACACACCACCGCCCCACACAACCCACCGCCACGCCCCACACACAACCGTCACATCCCACAGTCCCGTACTCCATCTCTAAGTCTGTACGTCCCgcacaccaccgccacgttctgcacacaccaccgccacgttctgcacacaccaccgccacgttctgcacacaccaccgtcacgttctgcacacaccaccgccacgttctgcacacaccaccgccacgccccgcacacaccaccgccacgttctgcacacaccaccaccacaccccgcacacaccaccgccacgttctgcacacaccaccaccacaccccgcacacaccaccgccacgttctgcacacaccaccaccacgcactgcagccaccaccgccacgttctgcacacaccaccaccacaccccgcacacaccacccgtacgtcccccccacaccaccgccacccccccccacaccaccattACAGCCCCCACACACCGCCACgccccgcacacaccaccgccacgccCCACACTAAATCTGTACGTCCCGCACACCACCACCATGCCCCCCACACACTACCGCCACGTTCGGCATACACCACCGCCCCGCACAACCCACCGCCACGCCCCACACACAACCGTCACATCCCACAGTCCCGTACTCCATCTCTAAATCTGTACGTCCCgcacaccaccgccacgttctgcacacaccaccgccacattctgcacacaccaccgccacgttctgcacacaccaccgccacgttctgcacacaccaccgtcacgttctgcacacaccaccgccacgttctgcacacaccaccgccacgccccgcacacaccaccgccacgttctgcacacaccaccgtcacgttctgcacacaccaccgccacgttctgcacacaccaccgtcacgttctgcacacaccaccgtcacgttctgcacacaccaccgccacgttctgcacacaccaccgccacgccccgcacacaccaccgccacgttctgcacacaccaccgtcacgttctgcacacaccaccgccacgttctgcacacaccaccgccacgttctgcacacaccaccgccacgccccgcacacaccaccgccacgttctgcacacaccaccgtcacgttctgcacacaccaccgccacgttctgcacacaccaccacaccccgcacacaccaccgccacgttctgcacacaccaccgccacaccccgcacacaccaccgccacgttctgcacacaccaccacaccccgcacacaccaccgccacgttctgcacacaccaccgccactttctgcacacaccaccgccacgttctgcacacaccaccacaccccgcacacaccaccgccacgttctgcacacaccaccgccactttctgcacacaccaccgccacgttctgcacacacgACCGCCACgccccgcacacaccaccgccacgttc harbors:
- the LOC142485406 gene encoding programmed cell death protein 4-like, with the translated sequence MCVYIYIMCVPPQMTLLLQEFLLSGQVSEAERCLRDLEVPHFHHELVYEALVMVLEGSAEGQVLMAVKLLKSLWESGLVTLDQMNRGFQRVYDELPDLSLDVPLAHSVMEKLVDLCYQEGVITPQLRDGCPTRGRKRFVSEGDGGLIKQ